Proteins from one Acidiphilium multivorum AIU301 genomic window:
- the rpsP gene encoding 30S ribosomal protein S16, which yields MSLKIRLARAGAKKRPFYHIVVADSRSPRDGKFIERIGTYNPMLPADHEDRIRLVTDRVTHWLSQGAQATDRVARFIGKAGLAPMPAFREQPVQSAPKKKAQERAAERAKAAEA from the coding sequence ATGTCGTTGAAGATCAGACTGGCCCGCGCGGGTGCGAAGAAGCGGCCGTTCTACCACATCGTCGTCGCCGACTCGCGCAGCCCGCGCGATGGCAAGTTCATCGAGCGGATCGGCACCTACAACCCGATGCTGCCGGCCGATCACGAGGATCGCATCCGCCTCGTGACCGATCGCGTGACGCACTGGCTGAGCCAGGGCGCGCAGGCGACCGACCGCGTCGCCCGTTTCATCGGCAAGGCCGGCCTCGCGCCGATGCCGGCGTTCCGCGAGCAGCCCGTGCAGTCCGCGCCGAAGAAGAAGGCGCAGGAGCGCGCCGCCGAGCGCGCCAAGGCCGCCGAGGCCTGA
- the ffh gene encoding signal recognition particle protein, with amino-acid sequence MFDALSGKLGDVFDRLRRRGALSESDVIEAMRDIRLALLEADVALPVVRDFIAKVRLQAVGAEVLRAVSPGQQVVKIVNDALVDALGGEGAVPLNLNAASPIPFLMVGLQGSGKTTTSGKIALLLKEKQRKKVLLASLDTQRPAAQLQLAQLAERAGVASLPIVPGETPVQIARRAMETGRREVFDVVILDTAGRLAIDQALMDEVKAIRDVTAPAETLLVVDAMTGQDALATATAFNEAVSITGIVMTRLDGDARGGAALSMRAVTGAPIKLMGMGEKLDALEPFHPERIAGRILGMGDIVSLVEKAAENVDQQKAEQLAKKMARGKFDLEDYAEQLKQITKMGSLSGIMGMLPGVGKIKQQLAEADLDTSILKRQAAIISSMTKAERANPDIMKASRKKRVAAGSGTSVQEVNRLLKQFEQMKDMMKRAQKLGQKGLARGGLAALLPQGGGRRPF; translated from the coding sequence ATGTTTGACGCCCTGTCGGGCAAGCTCGGGGATGTTTTCGACCGGTTGCGCCGGCGCGGCGCGCTGTCCGAAAGCGATGTGATCGAGGCGATGCGGGATATCCGCCTCGCGCTGCTCGAAGCCGACGTCGCTTTGCCGGTGGTGCGGGATTTCATCGCCAAGGTGCGGTTGCAGGCGGTGGGCGCGGAGGTGCTGCGGGCGGTCTCGCCGGGGCAGCAGGTCGTCAAGATCGTCAACGACGCGCTGGTCGACGCCCTCGGCGGCGAGGGGGCGGTGCCGCTCAACCTCAACGCGGCATCACCCATTCCGTTCCTGATGGTCGGGTTGCAGGGCTCGGGCAAGACCACGACCTCGGGCAAGATCGCGCTCCTGCTCAAGGAGAAGCAGCGCAAGAAGGTGCTGCTGGCGAGCCTCGATACCCAGCGTCCGGCCGCACAGCTCCAGCTCGCGCAGCTGGCCGAGCGCGCCGGGGTGGCGAGCCTGCCGATCGTGCCGGGGGAGACGCCGGTGCAGATCGCGCGGCGGGCGATGGAGACCGGGCGGCGCGAGGTGTTCGACGTCGTCATCCTCGACACCGCCGGACGGCTCGCGATCGACCAGGCGCTGATGGACGAGGTCAAGGCGATCCGCGACGTGACCGCGCCGGCGGAGACGCTGCTGGTGGTCGACGCGATGACCGGCCAGGACGCGCTCGCCACGGCGACGGCGTTCAACGAGGCGGTGAGCATCACCGGCATCGTCATGACGCGGCTCGATGGCGACGCGCGGGGCGGCGCCGCGCTGTCGATGCGGGCGGTGACGGGCGCGCCGATCAAGCTGATGGGCATGGGCGAGAAGCTCGATGCGCTGGAGCCGTTCCATCCCGAGCGCATCGCCGGGCGCATCCTCGGCATGGGCGACATTGTCAGCCTGGTCGAGAAGGCGGCGGAAAACGTCGACCAGCAGAAGGCCGAACAGCTCGCCAAGAAGATGGCGCGCGGCAAGTTCGACCTCGAGGATTATGCCGAGCAGCTCAAGCAGATCACCAAGATGGGCTCGCTGTCGGGCATCATGGGCATGCTGCCCGGCGTGGGGAAGATCAAGCAGCAGCTCGCCGAGGCGGATCTCGACACCTCGATCCTGAAGCGGCAGGCGGCGATCATCTCCTCGATGACCAAGGCCGAGCGGGCCAATCCGGACATCATGAAGGCGAGCCGGAAGAAGCGCGTGGCGGCGGGTTCGGGCACCTCGGTGCAGGAGGTCAACCGGCTGCTCAAGCAGTTCGAGCAGATGAAGGACATGATGAAGCGGGCGCAGAAGCTGGGCCAGAAGGGCCTCGCGCGCGGCGGGTTGGCCGCGCTGCTGCCGCAGGGAGGCGGGCGCCGCCCGTTCTGA
- the trmD gene encoding tRNA (guanosine(37)-N1)-methyltransferase TrmD has product MSFRATIITLFPEMFPGPLGQSLAGRALETGIWALDCVNLRDFGLGRHRAVDDTPFGGGAGMVLRPDVLDAAIGQARDGRPLIALTPRGAPLTQARIRRLAEGPGAVLLCGRFEGFDQRALDANEAEEISLGDFVLSGGEIAALALLDATIRLLPGVMGAAESAEEESFSDGTLLEYPHYTRPAVWQGRAVPEALLSGHHAAIAAWRRAEAEAVTRRRRPDLWARHIASQPALP; this is encoded by the coding sequence ATGAGCTTCCGCGCCACGATCATCACCCTGTTCCCCGAGATGTTTCCGGGGCCGCTCGGCCAGTCGCTGGCCGGACGCGCGCTGGAGACGGGCATCTGGGCGCTGGACTGCGTGAACCTGCGCGATTTCGGCCTCGGCCGGCATCGCGCGGTGGACGACACGCCGTTCGGCGGCGGCGCGGGCATGGTGCTGCGGCCGGACGTGCTGGATGCCGCGATCGGCCAGGCGCGGGACGGGCGACCGTTGATCGCGCTGACGCCGCGCGGCGCGCCGCTGACCCAGGCGCGCATCCGCCGGCTCGCCGAAGGGCCGGGTGCCGTGCTGCTCTGCGGCCGGTTCGAGGGGTTCGACCAGCGCGCCCTCGACGCCAACGAGGCGGAGGAGATCAGCCTTGGCGATTTCGTGCTCTCGGGCGGCGAGATCGCGGCGCTCGCGCTGCTCGATGCCACCATCCGCCTGCTGCCGGGCGTGATGGGGGCGGCGGAGAGCGCCGAGGAGGAAAGCTTCTCGGACGGCACGCTGCTCGAATATCCGCATTATACCCGCCCGGCCGTGTGGCAGGGGCGGGCGGTGCCGGAGGCGCTGCTCTCCGGCCATCATGCCGCCATCGCCGCCTGGCGCCGCGCCGAGGCCGAGGCCGTGACAAGGCGGCGCAGACCAGATCTATGGGCCCGGCACATTGCCAGCCAGCCGGCTCTTCCGTAA
- the rimM gene encoding ribosome maturation factor RimM (Essential for efficient processing of 16S rRNA) has protein sequence MDDRLILMGVIGRPHGVRGAVHVTTYSPDPEGLAELPLRDERGRRVGLAWTGAGIARVTIGEGDEAAAIADRDAAAKLTNLRLYVRRADLPPPEDEDEFYFADLIGLHAVGPDGAALGTIRAVHDFGAGASIELSDGSLLPFTRAVVPEIDLPGGRAVVVRPVEVEMRE, from the coding sequence ATGGATGATCGCCTGATCCTGATGGGCGTGATCGGCCGGCCCCACGGTGTGCGCGGGGCCGTGCATGTCACCACCTATTCGCCGGACCCGGAGGGGCTGGCCGAGCTGCCGTTGCGCGACGAGCGCGGCCGGCGGGTCGGGCTGGCCTGGACCGGGGCGGGGATCGCGCGCGTCACCATCGGCGAGGGCGACGAGGCCGCCGCGATCGCCGACCGCGATGCGGCGGCGAAGCTGACCAATCTTCGGCTCTATGTGCGCCGGGCCGACCTGCCGCCGCCCGAGGACGAGGACGAATTCTACTTCGCCGACCTCATCGGGCTGCACGCGGTGGGGCCGGATGGGGCGGCACTCGGCACGATCCGCGCGGTGCATGATTTCGGCGCCGGCGCGAGCATCGAACTCTCCGACGGCTCGCTGCTGCCCTTCACCCGCGCGGTGGTGCCGGAGATCGACCTGCCGGGCGGCCGCGCCGTGGTGGTGCGGCCGGTCGAGGTGGAGATGCGGGAATGA
- a CDS encoding NAD(P)(+) transhydrogenase (Re/Si-specific) subunit beta, whose amino-acid sequence MNYASDPGITLAYLVAAVLFILALRGLSHPETARRGNLLGMAGMAIAALATLAHPAMLLSGVGLIVLGVVIGGAIGAVVARRVNMTALPQLVAAFHSLVGLAAVFVAASALNAPQSFGIGTPGHLHLESLIEMSLGLSIGAITFTGAVIAFAKLQALMSGAPINFPGQHKLNLGLGILLVVLIIAFVASGGSQVLFWIIAALALALGVLLIIPIGGADMPVVISMLNSYSGWAAAGIGFTISNIALIVTGALVGSSGAILSYIMCKGMNRSILNVLLGGFGTDAAAAAGPAGAAGDKAVKIGSAEDASFIMSNASKVIIVPGYGMAVAQAQHAVREMSDLLKEAGVEVKYAIHPVAGRMPGHMNVLLAEAQVPYDEVFELEEINNEFSTADVVYVIGANDVTNPAAKTNSSSPIYGMPILEVDKAKTVLFVKRSMASGYAGVENELFFRDNTMMLFGDAKKMTEEIVQSLGK is encoded by the coding sequence TCGCCGCGCTGGCGACGCTGGCGCATCCGGCGATGCTGCTCTCGGGCGTGGGGCTCATCGTGCTCGGCGTCGTCATCGGCGGCGCGATCGGCGCGGTGGTGGCGCGGCGGGTCAACATGACCGCGCTGCCGCAGCTCGTCGCCGCGTTCCACTCGCTGGTGGGGCTTGCCGCGGTGTTCGTCGCCGCCTCGGCGCTGAACGCGCCGCAGAGCTTCGGCATCGGCACGCCGGGGCACCTGCATCTCGAAAGCCTCATCGAGATGTCGCTCGGCCTGTCGATCGGCGCCATCACCTTCACCGGCGCGGTCATCGCCTTCGCCAAGCTGCAGGCGCTGATGAGCGGCGCGCCGATCAACTTCCCCGGCCAGCACAAGCTCAATCTCGGCCTCGGCATCCTGCTCGTGGTGCTGATCATCGCCTTCGTCGCCTCGGGCGGCTCGCAGGTGCTGTTCTGGATCATCGCGGCCCTCGCGCTCGCGCTTGGCGTGCTGCTGATCATCCCGATCGGCGGTGCGGACATGCCGGTGGTGATCTCGATGCTGAACTCCTATTCCGGCTGGGCGGCGGCGGGCATCGGCTTCACCATCAGCAACATCGCGCTGATCGTGACCGGCGCGCTGGTCGGCTCGTCGGGTGCGATTCTCTCCTACATCATGTGCAAGGGGATGAACCGCTCGATCCTCAACGTGCTGCTCGGCGGCTTCGGCACCGATGCCGCCGCCGCGGCCGGCCCCGCGGGGGCCGCCGGCGACAAGGCGGTGAAGATCGGCTCGGCCGAGGATGCGAGCTTCATCATGAGCAACGCCTCGAAGGTGATCATCGTGCCGGGCTACGGCATGGCGGTGGCCCAGGCGCAGCACGCGGTGCGCGAGATGTCCGACCTGCTGAAGGAGGCGGGCGTCGAGGTGAAATACGCGATCCATCCGGTCGCCGGCCGCATGCCGGGGCACATGAACGTGCTGCTCGCCGAGGCGCAGGTGCCGTATGACGAGGTGTTCGAACTCGAGGAGATCAACAACGAGTTCTCGACCGCCGACGTGGTCTACGTGATCGGCGCGAACGACGTGACCAACCCGGCGGCGAAGACCAATTCGTCGAGCCCGATCTACGGCATGCCGATCCTCGAGGTCGACAAGGCGAAGACGGTGCTGTTCGTCAAGCGCTCGATGGCCTCGGGCTATGCCGGCGTGGAGAACGAGCTGTTCTTCCGCGACAACACGATGATGCTGTTCGGCGACGCGAAGAAGATGACCGAGGAGATCGTGCAGTCGCTCGGCAAGTAA